A genomic region of Lytechinus pictus isolate F3 Inbred chromosome 2, Lp3.0, whole genome shotgun sequence contains the following coding sequences:
- the LOC129254763 gene encoding kin of IRRE-like protein 2: MAVVSYDNLNILLMSKALIMLHLALGVLSQAVQFTVQPSPVAVLEGRAATMDCSISNLNSRHKVLWYRGGILLSNGTAIVGHQLNATRYSIMVNTNSGQYNLHIRSVSKSDDHSYECAVESISNAGVTQEVLRSRSARLEIYHLPDRSRFPRCEPLTKPNYTEGEFVTILCKSERANPPVTLKWKRNGILISQVQIDDTVTTGYRTLRHRFQADASLNGASFECHASSEADDTYSEHCVLSGLNVLYKPRVSLEKANDAVHADQEFVFQCIADANPGPSHYVWKRTPEIPAERVKFSRDQTQMIISPRDMDNGTLITCNVSNAIGSLSSSLLMIVQPVIVETTTPKSNVSTAVTMRPKTSTDTTAYKPDVGSSASESVPLSPEILAIIIGIIGLLILIVLVITLGYLCRCFPVQHKGSYDNSVYGSTFGPNYGPHERPIWDQTSIYFEPKDHLRELNTWQRTHRPVWQRNVSVQVPHVEEEDPPYQEIGQDWDDGTYTMQI, from the coding sequence ATGGCCGTGGTCAGTTATGATAACCTGAACATCTTGCTCATGAGCAAGGCATTGATAATGTTACACCTTGCATTAGGAGTTCTAAGCCAGGCGGTTCAATTTACAGTGCAGCCAAGTCCGGTTGCAGTCCTGGAAGGGAGAGCTGCAACAATGGATTGTAGCATCAGCAACCTCAACTCACGTCATAAGGTCCTGTGGTACAGAGGTGGAATCCTCCTTAGCAATGGTACAGCGATTGTTGGTCACCAGCTCAACGCCACCAGGTATTCCATCATGGTCAACACCAACTCCGGCCAGTATAACCTGCACATACGCTCCGTATCCAAATCAGATGATCACAGCTACGAGTGTGCGGTCGAGAGCATCTCAAATGCAGGGGTGACCCAGGAGGTTTTAAGATCCCGTAGTGCTCGTCTGGAAATTTACCATCTCCCTGACAGAAGTAGATTTCCACGCTGTGAGCCCCTGACAAAGCCCAACTACACCGAAGGTGAGTTTGTTACAATCTTGTGCAAGTCCGAGCGAGCTAACCCACCCGTAACCCTCAAATGGAAGCGCAATGGAATTCTTATATCACAAGTTCAAATCGATGACACTGTTACAACAGGATACCGTACTCTGCGACACAGGTTTCAGGCAGACGCAAGTTTGAATGGTGCCTCATTTGAGTGCCACGCAAGTAGCGAGGCCGATGATACATATTCGGAGCACTGTGTCCTAAGTGGTCTAAACGTGTTGTATAAACCACGAGTTAGCCTTGAAAAAGCAAATGATGCTGTCCATGCCGATCAAGAATTTGTATTCCAATGTATTGCGGATGCCAATCCAGGACCCAGCCATTATGTTTGGAAGAGAACACCTGAAATCCCTGCAGAGCGTGTCAAGTTCTCTCGGGACCAAACGCAAATGATCATTAGTCCAAGGGATATGGACAATGGCACACTTATCACATGCAACGTAAGTAATGCTATTGGAAGTCTCTCTTCCAGCTTGCTGATGATTGTCCAACCTGTAATTGTAGAAACCACCACTCCAAAGAGCAATGTTTCAACTGCTGTCACCATGCGACCAAAGACCTCAACAGACACCACTGCATACAAGCCAGATGTTGGTAGCTCTGCCTCAGAATCAGTGCCCTTGAGCCCAGAAATCCTTGCAATCATCATTGGTATCATTGGTCTGTTGATTCTCATAGTGCTTGTTATAACCCTTGGATATCTCTGCAGATGCTTCCCTGTCCAACACAAAGGCTCCTATGACAACAGTGTCTACGGATCCACCTTCGGGCCAAACTATGGTCCACATGAAAGGCCCATTTGGGACCAAACAAGTATTTATTTTGAGCCTAAGGATCATTTAAGAGAGCTCAACACGTGGCAGAGGACTCATCGCCCAGTGTGGCAAAGAAATGTAAGTGTACAAGTGCCCCATGTCGAGGAGGAAGATCCTCCATACCAAGAAATAGGACAAGACTGGGACGATGGTACGTACACAATGCAAATATAG